A section of the Leptotrichia buccalis C-1013-b genome encodes:
- a CDS encoding RidA family protein yields MRKNISGNSPWEDIVGYSRAVRIGNIFEIAGTTAVRDGKPYAVGNAYEQTKYILENIKKLLEKEGLGLKNVIRTRMFVTDISKWEEYGKAHGEFFRNIKPVATMVEVSSLIDKELMIEIEVSAVAD; encoded by the coding sequence ATGAGAAAAAATATAAGTGGAAACTCTCCATGGGAGGACATTGTAGGATATTCGAGAGCAGTAAGGATAGGAAATATTTTTGAAATAGCAGGAACAACAGCCGTTAGGGATGGAAAGCCTTATGCAGTAGGAAATGCCTATGAACAGACAAAATATATTCTTGAAAATATAAAAAAACTTCTTGAAAAGGAAGGATTGGGGTTAAAAAATGTTATTAGAACAAGAATGTTTGTTACAGATATTTCAAAATGGGAAGAATATGGAAAAGCACATGGAGAATTTTTTAGGAACATTAAACCAGTTGCAACAATGGTAGAGGTGTCTTCATTAATTGATAAGGAATTGATGATAGAAATAGAAGTAAGTGCAGTTGCTGATTAA
- a CDS encoding metallophosphoesterase, producing the protein MKGKSWILNVLYVFLTIIIVFLIDSHYEYKQIKIKMIEIKSKDVPKEFDGKRVLFVADFQYDTMARYNKKQQKKAIELINAQKKDMILLGGDYATWEKNIPKFYEDAKDIKIPELGVYAIYGNHEYPGEKETAENMKKLGFNLLVNENRKITINNENIYIAGVTDLWHGKPDAKKALEGTKKEDFVLFLTHNPEYFEEMTEDEKEKADMTLAGHTHGGQVTFFGKIIVSAIKDKKKYGYGMKEYDGHKIYITSGLGGAFLEMFIRFFAQPEIVIFELKRG; encoded by the coding sequence ATGAAAGGAAAAAGTTGGATTCTTAATGTTTTGTATGTTTTTTTAACAATAATTATTGTGTTTTTGATTGATTCACATTATGAATATAAACAAATAAAAATTAAAATGATTGAGATAAAGTCTAAGGATGTGCCAAAGGAGTTTGATGGAAAGAGAGTGCTGTTTGTTGCAGATTTTCAGTATGATACGATGGCACGGTATAATAAAAAACAGCAGAAAAAGGCGATTGAGCTGATTAATGCACAGAAAAAGGATATGATACTGCTGGGGGGAGATTATGCGACTTGGGAGAAAAATATTCCTAAGTTTTATGAGGATGCGAAGGATATAAAGATTCCAGAACTTGGAGTGTATGCGATTTATGGGAATCATGAGTATCCAGGTGAAAAGGAAACTGCTGAAAATATGAAAAAACTTGGATTTAATCTTCTCGTAAATGAAAATAGGAAAATAACAATTAACAATGAAAATATATATATTGCGGGAGTGACTGACTTGTGGCATGGAAAGCCTGATGCGAAAAAGGCTCTTGAAGGTACAAAAAAAGAAGATTTTGTATTGTTTTTGACTCATAATCCTGAATATTTTGAGGAAATGACAGAAGATGAGAAGGAAAAGGCTGATATGACACTGGCGGGACATACTCACGGCGGACAAGTTACTTTTTTTGGAAAAATTATTGTGTCAGCAATAAAAGATAAAAAGAAATATGGATACGGAATGAAAGAGTACGACGGGCATAAAATATACATTACTTCGGGATTAGGAGGGGCTTTCCTTGAGATGTTTATTAGGTTTTTTGCACAGCCTGAAATTGTGATTTTTGAACTTAAAAGAGGATAA
- a CDS encoding SDR family NAD(P)-dependent oxidoreductase, translating to MKKILITGASSGIGKELAKNLANKSKKLYLLARSSNKLNLLKEELEEKNSLLECICIKYDLTDTGNLENIVENCDVDLVINCAGFGKITDFLKLSDKEDLDTVNVNFISPLILTKRYSEKFLQKGKGIILNICSTGALYQHPYMAVYSSAKSALLHYSLALDEELGHKNKDVRVLSVCPGPTESNFFDKNTQEKFGSSQKFMMSSEETAKKIIKAMEKGRRFSIIGFRNRVSMFLINLLPISLQLRLAGLVLKKVIK from the coding sequence ATGAAAAAAATTTTAATAACAGGTGCAAGTTCAGGAATTGGAAAAGAACTGGCAAAAAATTTGGCAAATAAAAGTAAAAAATTGTACTTGCTGGCAAGATCTTCTAATAAACTGAATTTGTTAAAAGAAGAATTAGAAGAAAAAAATTCTTTGCTTGAATGTATTTGCATAAAATACGATTTAACTGATACAGGTAATTTAGAAAATATTGTTGAAAATTGTGATGTTGATTTAGTTATTAATTGTGCTGGTTTTGGAAAAATTACTGATTTTTTAAAATTAAGCGATAAAGAAGATTTGGATACTGTGAATGTAAATTTTATTTCTCCGTTAATTTTAACTAAAAGATATTCAGAAAAATTTTTACAAAAAGGAAAAGGAATAATTTTAAACATATGTTCAACAGGTGCTTTATATCAACATCCATATATGGCAGTTTATAGTTCGGCAAAATCTGCATTATTGCATTATTCTTTGGCATTAGATGAAGAATTGGGACATAAAAATAAAGATGTGAGAGTTTTATCAGTTTGCCCGGGTCCAACGGAAAGTAATTTTTTTGATAAAAATACACAGGAAAAATTCGGAAGTTCTCAAAAATTTATGATGAGTTCGGAAGAAACGGCGAAAAAAATTATAAAAGCAATGGAAAAGGGAAGAAGATTTTCCATTATTGGCTTTAGGAATAGAGTGTCCATGTTTTTAATAAATTTATTGCCAATTTCGTTACAGTTAAGGCTGGCGGGATTAGTCTTGAAAAAGGTGATTAAATGA
- a CDS encoding MBL fold metallo-hydrolase, protein MLSTSEKMIEKVEYFACGYCTNDLKKVFKGFGKTVVDFYAGVFLIKHKRMGYILYDTGYSMDILKNKFKYFLYRFPNPITLKKEDIIDYQLRKKGISIEEIKYIIVSHLHPDHIGGLKFFPNSNLILTETCYKYFKSKKDNFLIFNELLPDDFENRLTLIRKENYKENKLFLYKNSFDLFSDSSMLMVEIDGHAKGQACVYMPELKLLIGADVCWGTEYLSFTDKMKWLARKIQNNFEDYQQGSDFLKKLIKDDISVVVSHDNKEKVKRILNEKNI, encoded by the coding sequence ATGTTAAGCACATCAGAGAAAATGATAGAAAAAGTTGAATATTTTGCCTGCGGCTATTGTACAAATGATTTAAAGAAGGTTTTTAAAGGTTTTGGTAAGACAGTGGTTGATTTTTATGCGGGAGTGTTTTTGATAAAGCATAAAAGAATGGGCTATATTCTTTATGATACTGGTTATTCTATGGATATTTTAAAAAATAAATTTAAATATTTTTTGTATAGATTTCCCAATCCGATAACCTTAAAAAAAGAAGATATAATTGATTACCAGCTTAGAAAAAAAGGTATAAGTATAGAAGAAATAAAATATATAATTGTTTCACATTTACATCCTGATCATATTGGAGGATTGAAATTTTTTCCAAACTCTAATTTAATATTAACTGAGACTTGCTATAAATATTTTAAGTCAAAAAAAGATAATTTTTTGATTTTTAATGAACTTCTGCCAGATGATTTTGAAAATAGATTGACATTGATAAGAAAGGAAAATTATAAGGAAAACAAGTTGTTTTTGTATAAAAATAGTTTTGATTTATTTTCTGATTCATCTATGCTTATGGTTGAGATAGACGGACATGCAAAAGGTCAGGCATGTGTATATATGCCAGAATTAAAACTGCTTATTGGTGCTGATGTATGCTGGGGGACTGAATATCTTTCATTTACAGATAAAATGAAATGGCTTGCTAGAAAAATACAGAATAACTTTGAGGATTATCAGCAGGGAAGTGATTTTTTGAAAAAATTGATAAAAGATGATATTTCTGTTGTTGTCAGTCATGATAATAAAGAAAAGGTGAAGAGGATATTGAATGAAAAAAATATTTAA
- a CDS encoding F390 synthetase-related protein — protein sequence MKKIFKIISSFIKIRYFNKWDSRDKLLEYQKKQVNKHLKFLKEKSPYFKTHEISENFVMNKAFMMENFDELNTLGVKRDEAMEIALNSEKTRNFNQKYKDVSVGLSSGTSGHRGMFITTPEEQGIWAGTILAKMLPKNSILGHRIAFFLRADNDLYKSINSFLISLEYFDTFKDIDGHIERLNEYNPTIIVAPPSLLLMLAKKIEEGKLKTFVKKVVSVAEILEKPDEEYIKKQFNLKVIHQIYQATEGFLACTCEYGHLHLNEDLIKFDRKYIDAKRFYPIITDFRRTSQPFVNYYLNDILVESEEPCECGSVLQRIEKIEGRSDDIFRFRNKFDKEITVFPDFIRRTILFAENIREYQVFQVNSNLLEIAILNINNEQEKLVKKEFDKLFDSLDIENVEIRFIDYKTDSTKKLKRIIRKVIE from the coding sequence ATGAAAAAAATATTTAAGATTATATCAAGTTTTATAAAAATAAGATATTTTAATAAATGGGATTCACGAGATAAACTTTTGGAATATCAGAAAAAGCAGGTAAATAAACACTTAAAATTTCTAAAAGAAAAATCTCCGTATTTTAAAACTCACGAAATTTCTGAAAATTTTGTTATGAACAAAGCATTTATGATGGAAAATTTTGATGAACTCAATACTTTAGGAGTAAAAAGGGATGAAGCCATGGAAATTGCCTTAAATAGTGAAAAAACAAGAAATTTTAATCAGAAATACAAAGATGTTTCAGTAGGGTTGTCTTCTGGAACTTCTGGACATAGAGGAATGTTTATTACTACTCCTGAAGAGCAAGGCATATGGGCAGGGACGATTTTGGCTAAAATGCTGCCTAAAAATAGTATTCTTGGACATAGAATAGCATTTTTCCTAAGAGCGGACAATGATTTGTATAAATCTATAAATTCTTTTTTAATAAGTTTGGAATATTTTGATACTTTTAAAGATATTGATGGACATATTGAGAGGTTGAATGAATACAATCCAACTATTATTGTTGCTCCCCCCTCCTTACTACTAATGCTGGCTAAAAAGATAGAGGAAGGCAAGTTGAAAACTTTTGTGAAAAAGGTTGTTTCAGTTGCAGAAATTTTGGAGAAACCTGATGAGGAATATATAAAAAAGCAGTTTAATTTAAAAGTAATTCATCAGATTTACCAGGCGACAGAAGGTTTTTTAGCCTGTACTTGTGAATATGGACATCTTCATTTGAATGAAGATTTAATAAAATTTGACAGGAAATATATAGATGCAAAAAGATTTTATCCGATAATTACAGATTTCAGGAGGACAAGCCAGCCTTTTGTAAATTATTATTTGAATGATATTCTAGTTGAATCAGAAGAACCATGTGAGTGCGGTTCTGTTTTACAGAGAATTGAAAAGATTGAAGGGCGTTCAGATGATATTTTCAGGTTTAGAAATAAATTTGATAAAGAAATTACTGTATTTCCAGATTTTATTAGAAGAACAATACTTTTTGCTGAAAATATAAGAGAATATCAGGTTTTTCAAGTAAATAGCAATTTATTGGAGATTGCAATTTTGAATATAAATAATGAACAAGAAAAATTGGTGAAAAAAGAGTTTGATAAATTGTTCGATTCTTTGGATATAGAAAATGTAGAAATCAGATTTATAGATTATAAAACAGACAGCACAAAAAAATTAAAAAGGATAATAAGAAAGGTTATAGAATGA
- a CDS encoding NAD-dependent epimerase/dehydratase family protein has translation MKVLITGATGFLGKYVVEELKNNGYQVVAFGRNEKIGKTLIDSNVEFFKGDIENKEDLLRAFQGCSAVIHAAALSTVWGKWSNFYKVNVLGTRNIVEICEKQGLKLVFVSSPSIYAGAKDQLDVKENEAPKDNNLNFYIKSKIMAENIIKNSKLNYMIIRPRGLFGIGDTSIIPRLLDLNKKMGIPLFADGKQKVDVTCVENVAYALRLALENEKYSRQTYNITNDEPIEFKEILTLFFNEMGTEGKYLKWNYRLILILVSILEKVYKLFGIEKEPPLTKYTLYLMRYSQTLNIDKAKKELGYYPQISVLEGVKKYVKHIRENDRKS, from the coding sequence ATGAAGGTTTTAATCACAGGGGCAACTGGTTTTCTAGGAAAATATGTAGTTGAAGAATTGAAAAATAATGGTTATCAGGTTGTTGCATTTGGAAGAAATGAGAAAATTGGCAAAACTTTGATTGACAGTAATGTTGAGTTTTTTAAGGGAGATATAGAAAATAAGGAAGATTTGCTGAGGGCTTTTCAAGGATGCAGTGCAGTAATTCATGCTGCGGCATTATCTACAGTTTGGGGTAAATGGAGCAATTTTTATAAGGTAAATGTGCTAGGAACTCGAAATATTGTTGAAATTTGTGAGAAGCAGGGCTTAAAATTAGTTTTTGTTTCATCTCCAAGCATATATGCTGGGGCAAAGGATCAGCTGGATGTTAAGGAAAATGAGGCTCCAAAGGATAATAACCTTAATTTTTATATAAAAAGTAAAATTATGGCAGAAAATATAATTAAGAATTCCAAGCTAAATTATATGATAATTCGTCCACGTGGATTATTTGGAATCGGAGATACAAGCATAATTCCAAGACTTCTAGATTTAAATAAAAAAATGGGAATACCTCTTTTTGCTGACGGGAAACAAAAAGTCGATGTAACTTGTGTTGAAAATGTTGCCTATGCTTTAAGGTTGGCACTAGAAAACGAAAAGTATTCACGGCAAACTTATAATATAACAAATGATGAGCCGATAGAATTTAAGGAAATTTTGACATTGTTCTTTAACGAGATGGGAACAGAAGGTAAATATTTAAAATGGAACTACAGACTAATTTTAATTCTAGTTTCAATTTTAGAAAAAGTTTATAAACTTTTTGGAATTGAAAAAGAGCCTCCTCTTACCAAATATACGCTATATTTAATGAGATACAGCCAGACTTTGAATATTGACAAGGCAAAAAAAGAATTAGGATACTATCCCCAAATATCTGTCCTTGAAGGAGTAAAAAAATATGTTAAGCACATCAGAGAAAATGATAGAAAAAGTTGA
- a CDS encoding glycosyltransferase family 21 protein, translated as MTVLFNFLLIFAVILLILKLIFSFIYFKRINSLEKNKIDESKYTVVQPILSGDTRLEDDLSANLKNTDEMKFIWLVDKSDCLARQTVENILKNKNYSSRVEVFYLDDVPQEVNPKVFKLSQAIKKIKTEYTVILDDDAVIDRKKLDELSIYEKDKAEWIVTGIPYNYNIKGFYSKLISAFINSNSIFSYFSMSFLKENKTINGMFYILRTDILKKYSAFEEIKYWLCDDLALATYLLSKNVKIIQSTIFCNVRNTVPNFRKYILLMKRWLLFSNVYMKNAFSIKFLFIILLPVFLPAILLFLSFYFGINHFIIVIVLFVGKVGLFHIVRLFIYQSEIQKKGNFFHKADELPYELASEFLLPFILVYTLLTPPVIIWRNKKIRVKDGKIHYEV; from the coding sequence ATGACAGTATTGTTTAATTTTTTATTGATATTTGCAGTAATTTTGCTCATTTTAAAATTAATATTTTCTTTTATTTACTTTAAAAGAATAAATAGTCTGGAAAAAAATAAGATAGATGAGAGCAAATACACAGTAGTTCAACCTATTTTGTCTGGAGATACAAGATTGGAAGATGATTTGTCTGCAAATTTAAAAAATACTGATGAAATGAAATTTATTTGGCTTGTTGATAAAAGTGACTGTTTAGCAAGACAGACAGTTGAAAATATTTTAAAAAATAAAAATTATTCTAGCAGAGTTGAAGTCTTTTACTTAGACGATGTTCCGCAAGAAGTAAATCCCAAAGTATTTAAATTATCGCAAGCTATAAAGAAAATAAAAACAGAATATACGGTAATTTTAGATGATGATGCAGTTATTGACAGAAAAAAACTGGATGAATTAAGTATTTATGAAAAAGATAAGGCTGAATGGATAGTAACTGGGATTCCTTATAATTATAATATTAAAGGCTTCTATTCAAAATTAATCTCGGCTTTTATAAATTCTAATTCTATTTTTTCATACTTTTCTATGTCTTTTTTAAAGGAAAATAAGACTATAAATGGAATGTTTTATATTTTAAGGACTGATATTTTAAAAAAATATTCTGCTTTTGAAGAGATAAAATATTGGCTATGTGATGATTTGGCACTTGCAACTTATTTACTTTCCAAAAATGTAAAAATTATACAAAGTACTATTTTTTGCAATGTGAGAAATACTGTTCCAAATTTTAGAAAATATATTCTTCTTATGAAAAGATGGCTTTTATTTAGCAATGTTTATATGAAAAATGCATTTTCCATTAAATTTTTATTTATAATATTATTGCCTGTATTCCTACCAGCTATTCTATTATTTTTAAGTTTTTATTTTGGAATAAATCATTTTATAATAGTAATAGTGCTATTTGTAGGAAAGGTTGGATTGTTCCATATAGTGAGATTATTTATTTATCAGTCAGAAATACAAAAGAAAGGTAATTTTTTTCATAAGGCTGATGAATTGCCGTATGAGTTAGCAAGTGAATTTTTATTGCCTTTTATACTTGTCTATACTCTTTTAACACCGCCTGTGATTATATGGAGAAATAAAAAAATTAGAGTTAAAGACGGGAAAATACATTATGAAGTTTAA
- a CDS encoding metallophosphoesterase, which produces MITKKTVFSVLGILAIFFIICLIYAHYEYTQIKVRTIEIASKDIPQEFDGKKIFFAADFQLDTYARFNQKQLDRIIKLINEQEKDIIILGGDYTNWTGKIPRFYKGMEKLEKPKYGIYAVLGNHDYNSVEKNMAGLKSLGYKVLVNESDKITVNNQSIYISAVDDLLKGKPDAQKALNGIKKDDFNIFITHNPDYFEEMTNEQKERSNMTLAGHTHGGQITLFGLILWAEIKHPWKYGYGLKEYDGHKIYTTSGVGGGAFEMFIRFFAQPEIVVLKLKKI; this is translated from the coding sequence ATGATAACTAAAAAAACAGTATTTTCAGTTTTAGGAATTTTAGCAATATTTTTTATAATCTGCCTAATTTATGCACATTATGAATATACACAGATCAAGGTCAGAACAATAGAAATTGCTTCAAAGGATATTCCGCAAGAATTTGATGGAAAGAAGATTTTCTTTGCGGCAGATTTTCAGCTGGATACTTATGCGAGGTTTAATCAGAAGCAGCTTGACAGGATTATTAAACTGATAAATGAACAGGAGAAGGATATTATAATTCTTGGTGGTGACTATACTAACTGGACTGGTAAAATTCCACGATTTTACAAAGGAATGGAAAAGTTAGAAAAGCCTAAATATGGAATTTATGCAGTTTTGGGAAATCATGATTATAATTCTGTGGAAAAAAATATGGCTGGACTGAAAAGCCTTGGGTACAAAGTGTTGGTAAATGAAAGTGACAAAATAACAGTAAATAACCAGAGTATTTACATTTCAGCAGTTGACGATTTACTAAAAGGGAAACCTGATGCACAGAAGGCGCTTAATGGTATAAAAAAAGATGATTTTAATATCTTCATCACACATAATCCTGATTATTTTGAAGAAATGACAAATGAACAGAAGGAAAGGTCAAATATGACTTTGGCAGGGCATACTCATGGTGGACAGATAACATTGTTTGGCTTGATATTATGGGCGGAAATTAAGCATCCTTGGAAATACGGATATGGATTAAAGGAATATGATGGACATAAAATTTATACTACTTCAGGTGTTGGTGGTGGAGCATTTGAAATGTTCATAAGATTTTTTGCACAGCCTGAAATTGTGGTGCTGAAATTGAAAAAAATTTAA
- a CDS encoding PspC domain-containing protein produces MKKKLYKSVKDRKLTGVCGGIAEYFDIDSNIVRIVWLILVLCAGTGLLAYIICAIILDDNPNG; encoded by the coding sequence ATGAAAAAGAAATTGTACAAATCAGTAAAAGATAGAAAACTTACAGGTGTATGTGGAGGAATTGCGGAATATTTTGACATTGATTCAAATATTGTAAGGATAGTGTGGCTCATTTTAGTTCTTTGTGCAGGAACAGGCTTGTTGGCTTATATTATTTGTGCGATAATTCTTGATGATAACCCTAATGGATAA
- a CDS encoding 3-oxoacyl-[acyl-carrier-protein] synthase III C-terminal domain-containing protein, whose amino-acid sequence MRRIQFKGYGIELPKNTVELKGQVRYRISEGESQISLAVSACEKALKNANITINDIDCIVSASAVGIQPIPCTAALIHEKIAKGTSIPALDINTTCTSFITALDTMSYLIEAGRYERVLIVSCDVASIALNPKQKESFQLFSDGAAAFVIEKTEKEIGVIDAIQKTWSEGAHSTEIRGGLSNFHPKNYSEMTKEEYMFDMNGKTVLSLSISKIPELMKNFLKNNGMKVSDIDMTVPHQASVAMPLVMQKLGIEKDKFLDEVKEFGNMVSASVPITLVHGLENGRIKSGNTILLIGTAAGLTTNMMLIKL is encoded by the coding sequence ATGAGAAGAATTCAATTTAAAGGATATGGAATAGAATTACCAAAAAATACAGTTGAACTTAAAGGACAAGTTCGTTATAGAATAAGTGAAGGTGAAAGCCAAATTTCCCTTGCTGTTTCTGCCTGTGAAAAAGCATTAAAAAATGCAAATATAACAATTAATGATATTGATTGCATAGTTTCAGCCAGTGCTGTCGGAATACAGCCTATACCATGCACAGCAGCCCTAATTCATGAAAAAATAGCAAAAGGGACTTCAATTCCAGCCCTTGATATAAATACTACCTGTACAAGTTTTATAACTGCTCTGGATACCATGTCATACCTTATAGAAGCAGGAAGATATGAAAGAGTACTGATAGTTTCCTGCGATGTAGCTTCAATAGCCTTAAATCCAAAACAAAAGGAAAGTTTCCAGCTTTTCAGCGATGGTGCGGCAGCATTTGTAATTGAAAAAACTGAAAAGGAAATAGGAGTTATTGATGCAATACAGAAAACATGGTCAGAAGGAGCACATTCAACTGAAATTCGAGGAGGTTTAAGCAATTTTCATCCCAAAAATTATTCTGAAATGACAAAAGAGGAATATATGTTCGATATGAACGGAAAAACAGTATTGTCACTTTCAATAAGTAAAATTCCTGAATTAATGAAAAATTTTCTAAAAAATAATGGAATGAAAGTCTCAGATATAGATATGACAGTTCCCCATCAGGCTAGCGTTGCAATGCCTCTTGTAATGCAAAAATTAGGAATAGAAAAAGATAAATTTTTAGATGAAGTCAAGGAATTTGGAAATATGGTATCAGCATCTGTCCCTATAACATTAGTTCATGGACTGGAAAATGGAAGAATTAAAAGCGGCAATACAATCTTGCTTATTGGAACAGCGGCTGGACTTACTACAAATATGATGCTAATTAAATTATAG
- a CDS encoding glycosyltransferase, which translates to MNIYKEKIEIAVVAPPFSGHLYPALELVLPLLKEKDKYNICIYTGCKKEEVVKKLGFPVKVFLRDKPAIFEKISDTDKQTNLRIIYKQFKENMGLMPEIIREMEDFFSERKPDIVIADFTAVPAGFVCKKNNIPWITSIPTPFAIESRTTTPAYMGGLYPRDNFLFKLRDSLSRNIVRNFKRMVCFILKNQLRQFNFTLYNEKGEENIYSPYSILGLGMKEIEFRDDFPSQFSWVGPCCSSLFKNSVQFENNKKFEKTVFLTNGTHLKWAKKSIIELAKELSKIYPEFLFVVSLGSYLEKDKGIVKENNLHIYHYLDYDEILPNIDYVIHHGGAGILYSCIKYNKPAVIVPHDYDQFDYAVRVDLAKIGIPAKLKLRKSILKAFKKMLKREEWNNLEKLSKEFNNYLPSEMLKKEIDRLLKGG; encoded by the coding sequence ATGAATATTTACAAGGAAAAAATTGAAATTGCAGTTGTTGCTCCACCTTTTAGCGGACATCTCTATCCAGCTTTAGAGTTAGTTCTCCCTCTATTAAAGGAAAAGGACAAATACAATATCTGTATTTATACAGGTTGTAAAAAAGAGGAAGTTGTAAAGAAACTTGGATTTCCTGTAAAAGTTTTTCTTAGAGATAAGCCTGCTATCTTTGAAAAAATATCTGATACTGATAAACAAACCAATCTTCGGATTATCTATAAGCAATTTAAAGAAAATATGGGACTTATGCCAGAAATAATAAGAGAAATGGAAGATTTTTTTTCTGAAAGAAAGCCTGACATAGTTATAGCAGATTTTACAGCCGTTCCAGCAGGATTTGTGTGCAAAAAAAATAATATTCCTTGGATTACAAGCATTCCAACACCATTTGCAATAGAAAGTAGAACAACAACACCTGCTTATATGGGAGGACTATATCCAAGAGATAATTTTTTATTCAAACTAAGAGATAGTCTATCAAGAAATATTGTCAGAAATTTTAAAAGAATGGTTTGTTTTATTTTAAAAAATCAATTAAGACAATTTAATTTCACTTTGTACAACGAAAAAGGTGAAGAAAATATTTATTCTCCATATTCTATATTAGGTTTAGGCATGAAAGAAATTGAATTTAGAGATGATTTTCCAAGTCAATTTTCTTGGGTTGGGCCTTGCTGTTCGTCCCTTTTTAAAAATAGTGTGCAATTTGAAAATAATAAGAAATTTGAAAAAACTGTATTTTTAACTAACGGAACGCATCTAAAATGGGCTAAAAAATCAATAATCGAGCTGGCAAAAGAACTTTCAAAAATCTATCCTGAATTTCTGTTCGTAGTCTCGTTGGGAAGTTATTTAGAAAAAGATAAGGGTATTGTAAAGGAAAATAATTTACATATTTACCATTATTTAGATTATGATGAAATTTTGCCCAATATAGATTATGTTATTCATCATGGCGGAGCAGGAATACTTTATTCCTGTATAAAATATAACAAGCCTGCTGTTATTGTTCCTCATGATTATGACCAGTTTGATTATGCAGTAAGGGTCGATTTAGCTAAAATTGGAATACCAGCTAAATTAAAATTAAGAAAGTCCATTTTAAAGGCTTTTAAGAAAATGCTAAAAAGAGAAGAATGGAACAATTTGGAAAAATTATCAAAAGAATTTAATAATTATTTACCAAGCGAAATGTTGAAAAAAGAAATTGACAGGCTGTTAAAAGGAGGATAG
- a CDS encoding NAD(P)H-dependent oxidoreductase: protein MKTIVFSHPYSKSFNKAILDNIVQKLDEIKEKYTIIDLNKDGFNPVMTEEELSLYSQGKSVDPLVLKYQKILKNTDELILVFPIWWMSMPAILKGFFDKVMVKGFAYENTQNGIKGLLTNVKTAKMITTATAPKFLLNITGFGITMKKANLGGIGIKKTKWIHYSFRAKGKDEDRKKFLEKIKEFVSN, encoded by the coding sequence ATGAAAACAATAGTTTTTTCACATCCTTACAGCAAAAGTTTTAACAAGGCAATTTTAGATAATATAGTCCAAAAACTTGATGAAATAAAAGAAAAATATACAATTATAGATTTGAATAAGGATGGATTTAATCCTGTAATGACAGAAGAAGAATTATCTTTGTATTCACAAGGGAAAAGTGTTGATCCTTTAGTTTTAAAATATCAGAAAATATTGAAAAATACTGATGAACTGATACTTGTATTTCCGATCTGGTGGATGTCAATGCCTGCGATATTAAAAGGATTTTTTGACAAAGTTATGGTTAAAGGATTTGCATATGAAAATACACAGAATGGAATAAAAGGGCTTTTGACTAATGTAAAAACGGCAAAAATGATTACAACTGCTACAGCACCAAAATTTTTGTTAAATATAACAGGTTTTGGGATTACGATGAAAAAAGCCAATCTTGGTGGAATTGGGATAAAGAAAACTAAATGGATTCATTATAGTTTTAGAGCAAAAGGTAAAGATGAGGATAGGAAGAAATTTCTTGAGAAAATTAAGGAATTTGTGAGTAATTAG